The following are encoded together in the Bacillaceae bacterium S4-13-56 genome:
- a CDS encoding ATP-binding protein — MKEAGEFRDSIPDGAAFLGVLSLDGSIKAVDGMLPAILAAKTAGFTILYLPPLDDFLLQQIEGLVFRFVETLQEVIESFSGQLSAFSTTLSSPLPPSTASVHQKDFKHILEHQQVKKALEIAAAGGHNVMMTGPPGCGKSLLAETFPSILLYHSHEHQFEVVSIYQLAGVEKPHLGLPPFRHPHHSASAVSLDWRRFKSETRRSETGSLIV; from the coding sequence ATGAAAGAAGCGGGGGAATTTCGGGATTCCATTCCAGATGGGGCTGCTTTTTTAGGAGTGTTGTCTTTAGATGGATCTATAAAGGCTGTTGATGGCATGTTACCGGCCATTTTGGCAGCGAAAACAGCAGGCTTTACCATTTTATATCTTCCTCCCTTGGACGATTTCCTACTTCAACAAATAGAGGGGTTGGTATTTCGGTTTGTCGAGACTTTACAGGAAGTGATTGAATCTTTTTCTGGACAGTTATCTGCTTTTTCTACCACATTATCTTCACCTTTACCACCTTCCACAGCTTCTGTGCATCAAAAAGATTTTAAGCATATCTTAGAACATCAGCAAGTGAAAAAAGCGTTGGAGATTGCTGCTGCCGGAGGGCATAATGTGATGATGACAGGTCCCCCGGGCTGTGGAAAAAGCTTGCTTGCGGAGACGTTTCCTTCGATTTTACTTTATCATTCTCATGAACATCAGTTTGAAGTGGTCAGTATCTATCAATTAGCTGGGGTGGAAAAACCTCATTTAGGGCTCCCTCCATTTCGACATCCTCATCATTCAGCATCGGCTGTTTCCCTTGATTGGCGGAGGTTCAAATCCGAAACCCGGAGAAGCGAGACAGGTTCCT
- a CDS encoding magnesium chelatase domain-containing protein, with amino-acid sequence MAKIVPSVGLKGMEGYKVQVEVQLIPGVEGVSIVGLPDASVKESKDRVMAALYANDCQLPDKKVVINLSPAEQKKNSPIF; translated from the coding sequence ATGGCAAAGATTGTTCCTAGCGTTGGATTAAAGGGGATGGAAGGATACAAAGTTCAGGTAGAGGTCCAGTTGATTCCAGGTGTTGAAGGGGTTAGTATTGTCGGACTTCCCGATGCGTCTGTAAAGGAGTCTAAGGATCGGGTGATGGCGGCCTTGTATGCGAATGATTGTCAGCTTCCGGATAAAAAGGTGGTGATTAATCTATCGCCGGCGGAGCAGAAGAAAAATAGTCCGATTTTTTGA